GCGTCCTGCTATGCGGCGTGGCTTAGTACCTGGAAAGCCCGAGCACACATTACTTTTCATACAGCAGCGTGGCATACAACCCGATGCTCTTCACGTTGAGCAGTCCTGAGCGCACGATTTTCCAGGGGGTTTTATCTGATTCCCTGTAAAAGGTGATCTGCCCTTCGGGTTCCGTTGCAAAAGCGATGAGGGTGCTGCTGTTTAACCGGTTTGTTTCTGTTAGCCATTCAATTACCACGGCAAAGTCCTCCTTTAGCGTGATGTTGTATGGCGCCAGGTCCACTGATATCCAACCCGTATGATGTGGCGGCACGGTTATGAGCACGGGTTTCGGGAGCAGGTCGCGGTGCGGCAGATTGTCTTTAAGCGAATAGAGGTGTATGCCGAAGGCGGCTTTTTCACTGCCCGAACCGGCCAGCCCAAAGCTGACGCGCTGCACAAACGCTGGTCCGTTCTTTAAATAGATCTTGTTCCCGATCTCCTGCCCCGGCGTTACGGCCTTTAAGGTGTCTGACGGGCTGAATTCGTAATGAAAAGGCGAGCCTTCGTCTATGTGGTAGCCTGTTTTCTTTGTCTTCCATTTGCGGGCTTTTGCCTTTACTTCTACCTCGCTGAGCCTTTCGTGCTTTGGTACCAGCAAAAGCGTTAGGTTTGTAGCACCCATTTTCTCTTGCAACAATCCGGCTATACTTACGTCCTGCGGCATGTAACCAAGCGATGTAATCCGAATACTGCCCTGCAGGTGCTGTGGGTTTAGCGGCAAAGTAAACGCCCCTTTGCTGTTGGTTTG
This window of the Pontibacter liquoris genome carries:
- a CDS encoding carboxypeptidase-like regulatory domain-containing protein; this translates as MPKAVTVSGVVLDKATRLPVPYAAVTASSNRTSTQTNSKGAFTLPLNPQHLQGSIRITSLGYMPQDVSIAGLLQEKMGATNLTLLLVPKHERLSEVEVKAKARKWKTKKTGYHIDEGSPFHYEFSPSDTLKAVTPGQEIGNKIYLKNGPAFVQRVSFGLAGSGSEKAAFGIHLYSLKDNLPHRDLLPKPVLITVPPHHTGWISVDLAPYNITLKEDFAVVIEWLTETNRLNSSTLIAFATEPEGQITFYRESDKTPWKIVRSGLLNVKSIGLYATLLYEK